The Candidatus Pelagibacter sp. IMCC9063 genome has a window encoding:
- the rpoZ gene encoding DNA-directed RNA polymerase subunit omega, with product MARVTVEDCLEQVDNQYDLIILAKERTLQIGAGDKPLVDEDNDKKTVISLREIGDKKIDIKNLNNATVDRARDHPEDATVQEDFDAPEGDEFEAIYKGEVSKSGQAILPSKRSRKVPVASAAVADDADEGDDSDNDNVSEDIVDQTTEANPTEDKPSE from the coding sequence ATGGCACGTGTAACAGTAGAAGATTGTTTAGAGCAAGTTGATAATCAGTATGATTTGATCATTCTAGCTAAAGAAAGAACTTTGCAAATTGGTGCGGGGGATAAGCCTTTAGTAGATGAAGACAATGATAAAAAAACTGTAATTTCACTGAGAGAAATTGGTGATAAAAAAATCGATATTAAAAATTTAAATAATGCAACGGTTGATCGTGCTAGAGATCATCCAGAGGACGCAACAGTACAAGAAGATTTTGATGCTCCAGAAGGAGACGAGTTTGAAGCAATTTATAAAGGTGAAGTATCTAAATCTGGACAAGCAATTTTACCATCCAAAAGATCAAGAAAAGTTCCTGTAGCTTCTGCAGCCGTAGCCGATGATGCAGATGAAGGAGATGATAGTGACAATGATAACGTATCTGAAGATATCGTAGATCAAACTACTGAAGCAAATCCTACTGAAGACAAACCTTCAGAATAA
- a CDS encoding CaiB/BaiF CoA transferase family protein translates to MIDGPLKGLLVLDLTRVLVGPYCTMVLSDLGARVIKVEAPEIGDDSRKFGPFVEEQSAYFMSLNRGKESIALNLKNEEDKKIFEKILAKADILVENFKPGTLEKWGYGWNNLKDKYPKLIYASASGFGQTGPMKELPAYDMVVQGMGGLMSVTGQPNSEPTRVGTSIGDITAGLFTAIGVNAALFDRTKTGKGSHIDVSMLDCQIAILENAIARYLSKGEIPQPMGSRHPSIAPFEAFKTKDSHIIIAAGNEKLFQGMCEVLNCDSYKQEKFKDNQSRNKNIDELKVIIESKLKDKTTEDWVSLFTEKKIPCGPIYNIKEAVENPQIEFRNMIVSANHNKIGKFKMAGNPIKMSNYEDKSTRGEIPDLDQHRDKILKEFG, encoded by the coding sequence ATGATCGATGGACCCCTAAAAGGATTGTTAGTTTTGGATTTGACCAGAGTACTGGTGGGTCCTTATTGTACAATGGTTTTATCAGATCTGGGAGCAAGGGTAATTAAAGTAGAAGCCCCTGAAATTGGAGACGATTCAAGAAAATTTGGTCCTTTTGTAGAAGAGCAATCAGCATATTTTATGTCTTTAAATAGAGGAAAGGAAAGTATTGCTCTAAATCTAAAGAACGAAGAAGATAAAAAAATATTTGAAAAAATTTTAGCAAAAGCAGATATTCTTGTTGAAAACTTTAAACCTGGAACCTTGGAAAAATGGGGATATGGCTGGAACAATTTAAAAGATAAATATCCAAAACTTATTTATGCATCTGCATCTGGATTTGGTCAAACAGGTCCAATGAAGGAACTTCCTGCATACGATATGGTGGTTCAAGGGATGGGTGGTCTCATGAGTGTTACGGGTCAGCCGAATAGCGAACCAACTAGAGTAGGAACTTCCATTGGAGATATTACTGCTGGATTGTTTACTGCGATTGGAGTGAACGCTGCATTGTTTGATCGAACTAAAACTGGGAAAGGAAGTCACATAGATGTCTCTATGTTAGATTGTCAAATTGCAATATTAGAAAATGCAATCGCAAGATATTTATCTAAAGGAGAAATTCCTCAGCCAATGGGGTCACGTCATCCCTCCATTGCTCCCTTTGAAGCGTTCAAAACAAAAGATAGCCACATCATTATTGCAGCTGGAAATGAAAAATTATTTCAAGGAATGTGTGAAGTTTTAAATTGTGACTCTTATAAGCAAGAAAAATTTAAGGATAATCAATCTAGAAATAAAAATATAGATGAATTGAAAGTAATTATAGAATCTAAATTGAAAGATAAAACAACAGAAGATTGGGTTTCCTTATTTACTGAAAAGAAGATTCCATGTGGACCTATTTATAATATTAAAGAAGCGGTAGAGAATCCTCAAATTGAATTTAGAAATATGATTGTAAGCGCAAATCATAATAAAATTGGAAAATTTAAAATGGCAGGCAATCCAATTAAAATGTCTAATTATGAAGACAAATCAACTCGAGGCGAAATACCTGACCTTGATCAGCACCGCGATAAAATTTTAAAAGAATTTGGGTAA